The following are encoded together in the Streptomyces flavofungini genome:
- a CDS encoding Clp protease N-terminal domain-containing protein: MQSRSPQGAEPGPNRADIESSLSAALASVVAGARRRAVRDGDRQVDTAHLLHSLLEQEPRVRSVFDGGPQIARLLGYLVQRSIGYGLQWQGTVEDSGAVPLVAAAKETVLSPAAAGAMEAASDRAVLRGQPQAEGVDLLAALAADTECRAVEVLRRAGVDVDALLSRIENGCETGCESGW, translated from the coding sequence GTGCAAAGCCGTTCCCCCCAGGGCGCCGAACCCGGCCCGAACCGAGCAGACATCGAATCCAGCCTGAGTGCGGCGCTGGCCTCGGTGGTGGCCGGCGCGCGCCGCCGGGCCGTGCGCGACGGGGACCGGCAGGTCGACACCGCCCATCTGCTGCACTCGCTCCTGGAGCAGGAGCCGCGTGTGCGGTCCGTCTTCGACGGCGGCCCGCAGATCGCGCGGCTGCTCGGCTATCTCGTCCAGCGCAGCATCGGCTACGGGCTGCAGTGGCAGGGCACCGTCGAGGACTCCGGGGCCGTGCCACTGGTGGCGGCGGCCAAAGAAACGGTTCTCTCGCCCGCGGCCGCCGGTGCCATGGAAGCCGCGTCCGACCGCGCCGTGCTGCGCGGGCAGCCGCAGGCCGAGGGCGTCGACCTGCTCGCGGCCCTGGCCGCCGACACCGAGTGCCGGGCCGTCGAGGTGCTGCGGCGCGCGGGCGTGGACGTGGACGCGCTGCTGTCGCGGATCGAGAACGGGTGCGAGACGGGGTGCGAGTCCGGCTGGTGA
- a CDS encoding DMT family transporter: protein MSTSAAPSAPTSTPEPTAASDPRTTPTPPAREPRARTGGRRTLDWRVRFAVLSLIWGFSFLLIKVGTEGYAPFQVTFGRLFFGTAVVAAVLVVRRERLPRSPRTWAHLTVAALLLNALPFSLFAYAELTIPSTLAGICNATSPLWGMVLSLAALSEDRPTRRRVAGLALGFVGVLTVLGAWQGFSDLEPRGTAMALLASLSYPIGWIYVRRTLAGSGHSNLSLSGAQLLVATLELAVVTPLFTSAPSHLPVVPLLAIVALGALGTGIAFLIQYGIVAEVGPTTAQMVTYFVPVIATAAGVAVLGESLTWTTPVGAVVILAGAALTQSRPRPRAPRKS from the coding sequence ATGAGCACCTCCGCGGCCCCTTCCGCGCCGACGTCCACCCCCGAGCCGACCGCCGCGTCGGACCCTCGCACCACCCCCACCCCACCTGCGCGGGAACCCCGGGCACGGACCGGTGGGCGCCGCACCCTGGACTGGCGCGTCCGCTTCGCCGTCCTGTCCCTGATCTGGGGCTTCAGCTTCCTCCTGATCAAGGTCGGCACGGAGGGGTACGCCCCGTTCCAGGTCACCTTCGGACGGCTCTTCTTCGGCACGGCGGTGGTCGCGGCCGTCCTGGTCGTCAGGCGCGAGCGGCTGCCGCGCTCCCCGCGCACCTGGGCCCATCTGACGGTGGCGGCCCTGCTCCTGAACGCCCTGCCGTTCTCCCTCTTCGCCTACGCGGAGCTGACGATCCCCTCGACGCTCGCGGGGATCTGCAACGCGACGTCGCCGCTGTGGGGCATGGTCCTCTCGCTCGCCGCGCTCTCCGAGGACCGTCCGACGCGGCGCCGGGTCGCGGGGCTCGCGCTCGGCTTCGTCGGGGTGCTCACGGTGCTCGGCGCCTGGCAGGGCTTCAGCGACCTGGAGCCGCGCGGCACGGCGATGGCGCTGCTCGCCTCCCTGAGCTATCCGATCGGCTGGATCTACGTCCGCCGCACACTGGCGGGCTCCGGCCACTCGAACCTCTCCCTCTCGGGCGCACAGCTCCTCGTGGCCACGCTCGAACTGGCCGTGGTGACGCCCCTGTTCACGTCCGCGCCGTCCCACCTCCCGGTGGTGCCACTGCTCGCCATCGTCGCCCTGGGCGCACTCGGCACGGGCATCGCGTTCCTGATCCAGTACGGCATCGTCGCCGAGGTCGGACCGACGACGGCGCAGATGGTCACGTACTTCGTCCCGGTCATCGCGACGGCGGCGGGGGTGGCGGTGCTCGGCGAGTCACTGACGTGGACGACGCCTGTCGGAGCCGTCGTCATCCTGGCGGGCGCGGCACTCACGCAGTCGAGGCCGCGACCGCGCGCACCCCGGAAGAGCTAG
- a CDS encoding type II toxin-antitoxin system Rv0910 family toxin, producing the protein MAEVSAEAHIEAPAEKVWAQLTDFTSYAQWNSTHTSFPKGGPETLEAGGTFTENMKLMGFPAEVAWTIVEVETARVFAIKGKGPMGVDVSTRYTLEADGGATTIRANGEFSGAAVSLMAGKLKDSATAAMNESLRKLGALVT; encoded by the coding sequence TTGGCCGAAGTCAGCGCGGAGGCACACATCGAGGCACCGGCGGAGAAGGTCTGGGCCCAGCTCACGGACTTCACCTCGTACGCGCAGTGGAACTCCACGCACACCAGTTTCCCGAAGGGCGGCCCCGAGACCCTTGAGGCGGGCGGCACCTTCACGGAGAACATGAAGCTCATGGGCTTCCCGGCCGAGGTCGCCTGGACGATCGTGGAGGTGGAGACGGCCCGCGTCTTTGCGATCAAGGGCAAGGGCCCGATGGGCGTCGACGTCAGCACCCGCTACACGCTCGAAGCCGACGGCGGGGCGACGACGATCCGCGCGAACGGCGAGTTCTCCGGCGCCGCGGTGAGCCTCATGGCGGGCAAGCTCAAGGACTCGGCGACGGCGGCCATGAACGAGTCGCTCCGCAAGCTGGGAGCGCTGGTGACCTGA
- a CDS encoding cysteine hydrolase yields the protein MPSYAQLKEIVDPVSTVLMTVECQQGVVGTGSALPELAKEARSSGALANVARLVHAAHLGGVQVLHAVAERRPDGRGANRNARLFRAAERLPVQQLSGTTAVRIAPPIEVAEEDFVVRRLHGLSPVAGTEVDALLRNLGCRTLVVTGVSANVAIPNAVFDAVNLGYTAVVPADAIAGVPADYTPAVVKNTLALVATVTTTDEVLGAWKEPRRAG from the coding sequence ATGCCGTCGTACGCACAGCTCAAGGAGATCGTCGACCCCGTGAGCACGGTCCTGATGACCGTCGAGTGCCAGCAGGGCGTCGTCGGAACCGGCAGCGCGCTGCCCGAACTCGCCAAGGAGGCCCGCTCGTCCGGCGCGCTCGCCAATGTCGCCCGGCTCGTGCACGCCGCGCACCTCGGCGGGGTCCAGGTCCTGCACGCCGTCGCCGAGCGCCGTCCCGACGGACGCGGCGCCAACCGCAACGCGCGGCTTTTCCGCGCCGCCGAACGGCTGCCCGTGCAGCAGCTCTCCGGCACGACGGCGGTGCGGATCGCGCCGCCGATCGAGGTCGCGGAGGAGGACTTCGTCGTACGCCGCCTGCACGGCCTGTCGCCGGTCGCGGGCACCGAGGTCGACGCGCTGCTGCGCAATCTGGGCTGCCGCACCCTGGTCGTGACCGGCGTCTCGGCCAACGTGGCGATACCGAACGCCGTCTTCGACGCGGTGAACCTCGGCTACACCGCCGTCGTGCCCGCCGACGCCATCGCGGGCGTCCCCGCCGATTACACCCCCGCCGTCGTCAAGAACACCCTCGCCCTGGTCGCCACCGTCACCACGACGGATGAGGTGCTCGGCGCGTGGAAAGAGCCGCGCCGCGCCGGGTGA
- a CDS encoding pyridoxamine 5'-phosphate oxidase family protein yields MATTQRRGRRIMMTPDEVDAFLAAERTCRVATVSADGAPHVSALWFAWDGTSLWLYSITRSKRWAELRRDPRVAVVVDAGEQYGELRGVELTGTAEVVGETPRTGEPCPELDLPEQLFARKNFGMEQMVHDGRHAWLRLTPDAIASWDFRKLARL; encoded by the coding sequence ATGGCCACCACACAGCGGCGCGGTCGCCGGATCATGATGACGCCGGACGAGGTGGACGCCTTCCTCGCGGCCGAGCGCACGTGCCGGGTCGCGACGGTGTCCGCCGACGGCGCACCGCACGTCAGCGCGCTGTGGTTCGCGTGGGACGGCACGTCGCTGTGGCTGTACTCGATCACACGCAGCAAGCGCTGGGCCGAGCTGCGCCGCGACCCCCGTGTCGCCGTGGTCGTCGACGCCGGGGAGCAGTACGGGGAGCTGCGCGGCGTGGAGCTGACCGGCACCGCGGAGGTCGTCGGCGAGACGCCGCGCACCGGGGAGCCGTGCCCCGAACTGGACCTGCCGGAGCAGCTGTTCGCACGCAAGAACTTCGGCATGGAGCAGATGGTGCACGACGGCCGACACGCGTGGCTCCGGCTCACGCCGGACGCGATCGCCTCCTGGGACTTCCGGAAGCTGGCGCGGCTCTAG
- a CDS encoding aminotransferase class I/II-fold pyridoxal phosphate-dependent enzyme — MLGDYPIEGRGAAEIASSVERAVSGGALEPGQSLPPMRELAVLLGVNPNTVAAAYRTLRERGVIETAGRRGSRVRSKPATTARDYVRLDVPPGVRDVSSGNPDTALLPPLARAFAVAAAQSDRAPALYGEAPVLPEFQRRARAALDADGVPDGPVALASGALDAIERVLAARLRMGDAVAVEDPGWGSVLDLVSGLGLRPVPVGVDDDGPLPDDVERALRSGARALVVTSRAQNPTGAATGAARARAVRQVLAAHQDTLVVEDDHGHGIVDLPLHTLAGATRAWAFVRSTAKAYGPDLRLAVLTGDAETVDRVQGRISLGPGWVSKVLQRAVVCLWEDGVVDAREVSAAYGRRRDALIDALAARGVAARGRSGMNVWVPVPDETGVVASLLHAGWAVSPGARYRLDSPPGVRITVSGLSGEDIDAVAAAVAAAVGPVPARRYG, encoded by the coding sequence GTGCTAGGAGACTATCCGATCGAAGGGCGCGGCGCAGCAGAGATCGCGTCGAGCGTCGAGCGCGCGGTGAGCGGCGGTGCGCTGGAGCCCGGCCAATCGCTGCCTCCGATGCGGGAGTTGGCGGTTCTGCTGGGCGTCAATCCCAATACGGTCGCGGCGGCGTACCGCACTCTGCGCGAGCGGGGCGTGATCGAGACGGCCGGCCGGCGCGGCAGTCGCGTCCGCAGCAAGCCCGCCACGACGGCCCGTGACTACGTCCGCCTCGACGTGCCGCCCGGCGTGCGCGACGTGTCGAGCGGCAATCCGGACACGGCCCTGCTGCCGCCCCTCGCCCGGGCGTTCGCGGTGGCCGCTGCCCAGTCGGACCGGGCTCCCGCGCTGTACGGGGAGGCGCCGGTGCTGCCGGAGTTCCAGCGCCGCGCGCGTGCGGCGCTGGACGCGGACGGGGTGCCGGACGGGCCCGTCGCCCTCGCGTCGGGGGCGTTGGACGCCATCGAGCGGGTGCTCGCCGCGCGCCTCAGGATGGGCGACGCGGTGGCCGTGGAGGACCCGGGGTGGGGGAGCGTGCTCGACCTCGTGTCGGGGCTCGGGCTCCGGCCGGTCCCGGTCGGGGTGGACGACGACGGGCCGTTGCCCGACGACGTGGAGCGGGCGCTCCGGTCCGGCGCGCGGGCCCTGGTCGTCACCAGCCGCGCCCAGAACCCGACGGGGGCCGCCACGGGAGCCGCACGCGCGCGTGCCGTGCGCCAGGTCCTGGCCGCGCACCAGGACACGCTCGTCGTCGAGGACGACCACGGCCACGGCATCGTCGACCTGCCGCTGCACACGCTGGCCGGAGCCACGCGCGCGTGGGCCTTCGTCCGCTCCACCGCCAAGGCCTACGGCCCGGATCTGCGGCTCGCCGTGCTCACCGGCGACGCGGAGACGGTCGACCGGGTGCAGGGGCGGATCAGCCTGGGGCCCGGGTGGGTCAGCAAGGTGCTCCAGCGGGCCGTCGTATGTCTCTGGGAGGACGGGGTGGTGGACGCGCGGGAGGTGTCGGCTGCGTACGGACGCAGACGTGACGCACTGATCGACGCGCTCGCCGCGCGCGGGGTCGCGGCCCGCGGGCGCAGCGGGATGAACGTGTGGGTGCCGGTGCCGGACGAGACCGGCGTGGTCGCGAGCCTGCTGCACGCGGGCTGGGCGGTGTCGCCCGGCGCGCGGTACCGCCTGGATTCGCCCCCGGGGGTGCGGATCACCGTGTCCGGGCTGTCCGGCGAGGACATCGACGCGGTGGCCGCCGCGGTCGCGGCGGCTGTCGGGCCGGTGCCCGCGCGGAGGTACGGCTGA
- a CDS encoding EamA family transporter — MLGSEKSHGNPPGRARGNPRGRAERGRGLGLGLALLSACAFGGSGVAAKPLIEAGLDPLHVVWLRVAGAALVMLPLAWRHRTLVRQRPALLAGFGLLAVAGVQACYFASISRIPVGVALLVEYLAPALVLGWVRFVQRRPVTKAAAFGVVLAVGGLACVVEVWSGLSFDTVGLLLALGAACCQVGYFVLSDQGSDAGEAAPDPLGVIAYGLLVGTAVLTVIARPWGMDWQVLAGSADMDGSAVPAWTLIGWIVLVATVIAYVTGIVSVRTLSPQVAGVVACLEAVIATVLAWVMLGERLSAPQLAGGAIVLVGAFIAQSATPAKKEGSAVRVSESEEELSPSGSAA, encoded by the coding sequence GTGCTTGGGTCTGAGAAGTCGCACGGGAACCCGCCGGGCCGTGCGCGGGGGAACCCACGGGGGCGTGCCGAGCGCGGGCGGGGGCTCGGCCTCGGCCTCGCGCTCCTCTCGGCGTGCGCGTTCGGCGGCTCGGGCGTCGCGGCCAAGCCGCTGATCGAGGCAGGCCTCGACCCGCTGCACGTGGTGTGGCTGCGGGTGGCCGGTGCGGCCCTGGTGATGCTGCCGCTCGCCTGGCGCCACCGCACGCTGGTGCGGCAACGCCCCGCCCTGCTCGCGGGCTTCGGGCTCCTCGCCGTCGCCGGTGTGCAGGCCTGCTACTTCGCCTCGATCTCCCGCATCCCCGTCGGCGTGGCCCTGCTCGTCGAGTATCTGGCGCCCGCCCTCGTCCTCGGCTGGGTGCGCTTCGTGCAGCGCAGGCCCGTCACCAAGGCCGCGGCGTTCGGCGTGGTCCTCGCCGTGGGCGGCCTGGCCTGCGTCGTCGAGGTGTGGTCGGGCCTGAGCTTCGACACCGTCGGGCTGCTGCTCGCGCTCGGCGCCGCCTGCTGCCAGGTCGGCTACTTCGTCCTGTCCGACCAGGGCAGCGACGCGGGCGAGGCGGCACCCGACCCGCTCGGCGTCATCGCGTACGGGCTGCTGGTCGGCACGGCCGTGCTCACCGTCATCGCGCGCCCCTGGGGCATGGACTGGCAGGTGCTCGCCGGGAGCGCCGACATGGACGGCTCGGCGGTGCCCGCCTGGACCCTCATCGGCTGGATCGTGCTCGTCGCCACCGTCATCGCGTACGTCACCGGGATCGTGTCGGTGCGCACGCTCTCGCCGCAGGTCGCGGGCGTCGTGGCATGCCTGGAGGCGGTCATAGCGACCGTGCTCGCCTGGGTCATGCTCGGCGAACGGCTCTCGGCTCCGCAGCTCGCAGGGGGCGCCATCGTCCTGGTGGGCGCGTTCATCGCCCAGTCGGCGACGCCCGCGAAGAAGGAGGGCTCCGCGGTGCGCGTCTCAGAGTCCGAAGAGGAGTTGTCACCGAGCGGCAGCGCCGCCTAG
- a CDS encoding PhzF family phenazine biosynthesis protein, translating to MTTAPSTRIRIVDAFADRPFTGNPAGVVLLDAFRDDAWHQRVALEVNHAETAFAHPLPAGGEADWALRWFTPATEVALCGHATLATAHVLHATGAATGPVRFATRAGVLRATAHADGTVTLDFPTAPLTPAELSEAAVEALGARPLAAYDTGPHLGDLLVELADEKAVRTLTPDHRSLARTSERGVIATAPAEDPGRGYDYVSRCFFPRVGIDEDPVTGSAHTALAPFWSGRLGRTDLTGLQASPRSGLVRTAIRGERTLLTGRAVTVIEGDLLA from the coding sequence ATGACGACAGCACCGAGCACGCGGATCCGTATCGTCGACGCCTTCGCCGACCGCCCGTTCACGGGCAACCCCGCCGGGGTCGTCCTCCTCGACGCGTTCCGGGACGACGCCTGGCACCAGCGCGTGGCCCTGGAGGTCAATCACGCCGAGACGGCCTTCGCCCACCCCCTGCCCGCGGGCGGTGAGGCCGACTGGGCGCTGCGCTGGTTCACGCCCGCCACCGAGGTCGCCCTGTGCGGGCACGCCACGCTGGCCACGGCCCACGTCCTGCACGCCACGGGCGCCGCCACCGGCCCCGTCCGCTTCGCCACCCGCGCGGGCGTGCTCCGCGCCACCGCCCACGCCGACGGCACCGTCACCCTCGACTTCCCGACGGCCCCGCTCACCCCGGCCGAGCTGTCCGAGGCCGCGGTCGAGGCCCTGGGCGCACGGCCGCTCGCCGCGTACGACACGGGCCCGCACCTCGGCGACCTGCTGGTCGAACTGGCCGACGAGAAGGCGGTCCGCACCCTCACGCCGGACCACCGGAGCCTCGCCCGGACTTCCGAGCGCGGCGTCATCGCGACCGCGCCCGCCGAGGACCCGGGCCGGGGGTACGACTACGTCTCGCGCTGCTTCTTCCCGCGCGTCGGGATCGACGAGGACCCGGTGACGGGCAGCGCGCACACCGCGCTCGCGCCGTTCTGGAGCGGGCGCCTGGGCCGCACCGACCTGACCGGCCTGCAGGCCTCGCCCCGCTCCGGCCTCGTCCGCACCGCGATCCGCGGCGAGCGCACGCTCCTGACCGGCCGCGCGGTGACAGTCATCGAGGGCGACCTGCTGGCGTGA
- a CDS encoding pyridoxamine 5'-phosphate oxidase family protein, with product METTTQPAAPDSAPYTPTDRTVPTRSRDRAAYDRELVHAILDESYVCHLGFVRDGAPVVLPTLYGRVGERLYVHGSTGSRPLRMAGSAPDGEADPGLPVCLTVTHVDGLVLARSAFHHSINYRSVVVHGIARQVTDPEEKRTALDSLVDHVVPGRAADSRPANAKELAATAVLYLDLEEVSAKMRTGAPSDEPEDLELPYWSGVVPLRKGYDPVIPAADLAPGVAVPDYLLKA from the coding sequence ATGGAGACGACGACGCAGCCGGCCGCGCCGGACAGCGCCCCCTACACCCCGACCGACCGCACCGTCCCCACGCGGTCCCGCGACCGCGCCGCGTACGACCGCGAGTTGGTGCACGCGATACTGGACGAGTCCTACGTCTGCCACCTCGGCTTCGTGCGCGACGGCGCCCCCGTGGTCCTGCCGACGCTGTACGGCCGGGTCGGCGAGCGTCTCTACGTACACGGCTCGACGGGGTCGCGGCCCCTGCGGATGGCGGGTTCCGCACCGGACGGCGAGGCGGACCCGGGTCTTCCGGTTTGCCTGACGGTCACCCATGTCGACGGTCTCGTCCTGGCCCGTTCGGCCTTCCACCACTCCATCAACTACCGCTCCGTGGTGGTGCACGGCATCGCGCGTCAGGTCACGGACCCCGAGGAGAAGCGCACCGCCCTGGACTCCCTGGTCGACCACGTGGTGCCGGGCCGCGCCGCCGACTCCCGCCCCGCCAACGCCAAGGAGCTCGCCGCGACCGCCGTGCTGTACCTCGACCTCGAAGAGGTGTCGGCGAAGATGCGCACGGGCGCCCCGAGCGACGAGCCGGAGGACCTGGAGCTGCCCTACTGGTCCGGTGTCGTCCCGCTCCGCAAGGGCTACGACCCCGTCATCCCGGCGGCGGACCTCGCCCCCGGCGTCGCCGTGCCCGACTATCTGCTGAAGGCCTGA
- a CDS encoding PadR family transcriptional regulator codes for MRSHGFEHKHGHGRGRGPYGPGREDRGGFEGRRAAFGPFGPGFGGPWGGGRGGRGGPRGRARRGDVRASILALLKDRPMHGYEMIQEIAERSGGAWKPSPGSVYPTLQLLEDEGLIASESEGGKKLFALTDSGREAADEGPDAPWEEAGRGVDFEALTEVRQAGFGLMEAFGQVWKTGSKEQREKALTVINDARKKLYLILADED; via the coding sequence ATGCGTTCCCACGGTTTTGAGCACAAGCACGGTCATGGGCGCGGGCGCGGCCCGTACGGCCCCGGTCGCGAGGATCGGGGCGGGTTCGAGGGGCGGCGCGCGGCGTTCGGGCCGTTCGGGCCCGGGTTCGGTGGCCCTTGGGGCGGCGGGCGCGGTGGTCGGGGCGGGCCCAGGGGCAGGGCGCGGCGCGGAGATGTGCGGGCCTCGATCCTGGCCCTGCTGAAGGACCGGCCGATGCACGGTTACGAGATGATCCAGGAGATCGCCGAGCGCAGCGGCGGGGCGTGGAAGCCCAGCCCCGGCTCGGTCTACCCGACCCTCCAGCTCCTGGAGGACGAGGGGCTGATCGCCAGCGAGAGCGAGGGCGGCAAGAAGCTGTTCGCGCTCACCGACTCCGGCCGCGAAGCGGCGGACGAGGGACCCGACGCCCCCTGGGAGGAGGCCGGGCGCGGGGTCGACTTCGAGGCGCTCACCGAGGTCCGGCAGGCCGGGTTCGGCCTGATGGAGGCGTTCGGCCAGGTCTGGAAGACCGGCTCCAAGGAGCAGCGCGAGAAGGCGCTCACGGTCATCAACGACGCCCGCAAGAAGCTGTACCTGATCCTCGCCGATGAGGACTGA
- a CDS encoding LysR family transcriptional regulator: protein MLNLERLRTLDALARHGSVSGAAAGLHVTTSAVSQQMTKLEREVGQQLLAKNGRGVRLTDAGRLLAEHAARILSQVELAQSDLERQRGQAVGELRISAFPTAMRGLLPSALSSLRVRHPGLRVGAQELEPQQGVNGVVRGDLDLAVVLDWYNKPLPVPEGLMKAPLIDDPADVAMPVAHPMADRAEVDLEDFADDEWITWADGEFCHEWLMFTLRAKGFEPRIGHRAEEHHTQLALVAAGLGVCVAPRLGRDPMPAGVRTVPVRHRVRRHVYVVWRADADRRPSIQAAVEALRVAGAGLG, encoded by the coding sequence ATGTTGAACCTGGAGCGCCTGCGGACCCTCGACGCCCTCGCCCGGCACGGATCGGTGAGCGGCGCCGCGGCGGGACTGCACGTCACCACGTCCGCCGTCTCCCAGCAGATGACCAAGCTGGAGCGGGAGGTGGGCCAGCAGCTGCTCGCGAAGAACGGCCGTGGCGTGCGGCTCACCGACGCCGGGCGGCTGCTCGCCGAGCACGCCGCGCGCATCCTGTCCCAGGTCGAGCTGGCCCAGTCGGACCTGGAGCGGCAGCGCGGCCAGGCGGTCGGCGAGCTGCGGATCTCCGCGTTCCCGACGGCGATGCGCGGGCTCCTGCCGTCCGCGCTGTCGTCCCTGCGCGTGCGCCACCCGGGCCTGCGCGTCGGCGCCCAGGAGCTGGAGCCGCAGCAGGGGGTCAACGGCGTGGTGCGCGGCGACCTGGACCTGGCGGTGGTCCTCGACTGGTACAACAAGCCGCTGCCGGTGCCCGAGGGCCTGATGAAGGCACCGCTCATCGACGACCCCGCCGACGTCGCGATGCCCGTCGCCCACCCGATGGCCGACCGCGCAGAGGTGGACCTGGAGGACTTCGCGGACGACGAGTGGATCACGTGGGCGGACGGCGAGTTCTGCCACGAGTGGCTGATGTTCACGCTCCGCGCGAAGGGCTTCGAGCCGCGCATCGGGCACCGTGCGGAGGAGCACCACACACAGCTCGCGCTGGTCGCCGCGGGACTGGGGGTCTGCGTGGCGCCGCGCCTCGGCCGCGACCCGATGCCGGCGGGCGTGCGCACGGTCCCCGTGCGACACCGGGTGCGGCGGCATGTGTACGTGGTGTGGCGCGCGGACGCCGACCGGCGGCCGTCGATCCAGGCGGCGGTGGAGGCGCTGCGGGTGGCGGGGGCGGGGCTGGGGTGA
- a CDS encoding putative protein N(5)-glutamine methyltransferase, with the protein MPWSAHSAVVTRLRAAGCVFAEDEADLLLAAADDPDQLDAMVARRVSGLPLEHVVGWAEFAGLRVAVDPGVFVPRRRTEFLVREAASLAGPGALVVDLCCGSGALGAALAAALGGVELHAADIDPAAVACARRNVAAALGHVHEGDLYEALPGRLRGRVDVLLANVPYVPTGEVALLPAEAREHEARVALDGGADGLDVLRRVTADAPRWLAPGGRLLFETSERQVPSAVEAVGAAGLVPGVVRDAELHATVVVGEAA; encoded by the coding sequence ATGCCCTGGTCAGCCCACTCCGCCGTCGTGACACGGCTGCGCGCCGCGGGCTGCGTGTTCGCGGAGGACGAGGCGGACCTGCTGCTCGCCGCAGCCGACGACCCGGACCAGCTGGACGCCATGGTGGCGCGCCGGGTGAGCGGGCTTCCGCTGGAACACGTCGTCGGGTGGGCCGAGTTCGCCGGGCTGCGCGTCGCCGTCGACCCGGGCGTCTTCGTGCCGCGCCGCCGCACCGAGTTCCTGGTCCGCGAGGCGGCCTCGCTCGCCGGACCCGGCGCCCTGGTCGTCGACCTGTGCTGCGGCTCGGGCGCGCTCGGCGCCGCGCTCGCCGCCGCCCTCGGGGGCGTCGAACTGCACGCCGCCGACATCGACCCGGCCGCCGTGGCCTGCGCCCGCCGCAATGTCGCCGCCGCCCTGGGGCACGTGCACGAGGGCGACCTCTACGAAGCGCTGCCCGGCCGCCTCCGGGGCCGTGTCGACGTACTGCTCGCGAATGTCCCGTACGTCCCGACCGGCGAGGTCGCCCTGCTGCCCGCCGAGGCCCGCGAGCACGAGGCGCGGGTGGCCCTCGACGGGGGTGCGGACGGCCTCGACGTGCTGCGGCGGGTGACCGCGGACGCGCCGCGGTGGCTGGCGCCGGGCGGGCGGCTCCTGTTCGAGACGAGTGAACGGCAGGTGCCGTCGGCGGTCGAGGCCGTCGGGGCGGCGGGGCTCGTGCCGGGAGTGGTCAGGGACGCGGAGCTCCACGCGACCGTGGTGGTGGGGGAGGCGGCGTAG
- a CDS encoding DMT family transporter has product MSNASTASTDSTAVSRLSVRRGLLYLGIAGAAWGTAGAAASLVFSDSDMGPVALSFWRCAGGFLLLLGARVARPRRGARFGAVLPLRRRVLRVTAIGVTLAVFQTAYFAAVEATGLAVGTVVTLGAGPVLIALGARLALGERLGFGGGCAVGGALAGLVVLFVGGGDAAVRPWGVAFALVSAAGYAVMTLLTRWWGRDGGTDSSGDTTMWAFAVVSVCLLPLAAAEGLVPHTAEPARVLACLFYIAAVPTALAYALYFAGAAVVRSATVSVIMLLEPVSAAAIAVALLGEELNTATVVGTLLMLAAVTGLAGAEARGASRGQREGA; this is encoded by the coding sequence ATGTCGAACGCGTCCACCGCGTCGACCGATTCAACTGCCGTGTCCCGCCTCTCTGTCCGGCGCGGCCTCCTCTACCTGGGCATCGCCGGTGCCGCCTGGGGCACCGCCGGAGCCGCCGCGTCGCTGGTCTTCTCGGACAGTGACATGGGGCCCGTCGCCCTCTCCTTCTGGCGCTGCGCCGGAGGGTTCCTGCTCCTTCTCGGCGCACGGGTCGCGCGGCCGCGCCGGGGCGCGCGCTTCGGGGCCGTGCTGCCGCTCCGCCGCCGGGTGCTCCGGGTCACCGCCATCGGCGTGACCCTCGCCGTCTTCCAGACCGCCTACTTCGCCGCCGTCGAGGCCACCGGGCTCGCCGTCGGCACCGTCGTCACGCTCGGCGCGGGGCCCGTTCTCATCGCGCTCGGCGCCCGACTCGCCCTGGGTGAGCGGCTCGGATTCGGGGGCGGCTGCGCGGTGGGCGGCGCGCTCGCCGGACTCGTCGTGCTGTTCGTCGGCGGCGGGGACGCGGCGGTCCGCCCCTGGGGTGTCGCCTTCGCCCTGGTGTCGGCTGCCGGGTACGCCGTCATGACGCTGCTGACCCGGTGGTGGGGACGCGACGGCGGGACGGACTCCTCCGGCGACACGACGATGTGGGCCTTCGCCGTCGTGTCCGTGTGCCTGCTGCCGCTCGCCGCCGCCGAGGGCCTCGTGCCGCACACGGCCGAACCCGCGCGCGTGCTGGCCTGCTTGTTCTACATCGCCGCGGTGCCGACGGCTCTCGCGTACGCGCTGTACTTCGCCGGGGCCGCCGTCGTCCGGTCCGCGACCGTCTCCGTGATCATGCTTCTGGAGCCGGTGAGCGCGGCCGCCATCGCCGTCGCCCTGCTCGGCGAGGAACTGAACACGGCGACCGTCGTGGGCACGCTGCTCATGCTGGCGGCGGTCACGGGGCTCGCCGGGGCCGAGGCACGAGGCGCCTCGCGGGGGCAGAGGGAGGGGGCGTGA